From Scleropages formosus chromosome 25, fSclFor1.1, whole genome shotgun sequence, a single genomic window includes:
- the LOC108921330 gene encoding glucose-6-phosphate exchanger SLC37A4-like, producing the protein MAGYTYYRVTIFIAMFVGYTLYYFSRKTFSFVMPSVMQEIELDKDDLGLITSSQTLAYAISKFISGVLSDQMSARWLFSVGLFTVGVVNVAFSWSSSVALFASLWFINGLGQGLGWPPCGKVLRKWYEPSQFGTWWAVLSCSMNLAGGLGPVIAAIMAQSYSWRMTLSTSGIVCMGTAFLCLLLIKNEPSSVGLTNLQPASNKGKKDSAGGSSDESTLGEFLTSPYLWVLSMGFLMVFGVKTACTDWGQLFLIQEKGQSALMGSSYMSALEVGGLLGSIAAGYLTDRAVAKQGLRSHGNPRHGLLISMMAGIFVSMYLFRVTITASKEPPFWLMALHPLSILTGLSEQEIWILILGAIFGFSSCGPIALFGVIASESAPSNYCGTSHAIVALMANVGAFLAGLPFSTVAKHYSWDTAFWVAELVCIGTTVAFFLLRNIRTKMGRIHRKTD; encoded by the exons ATGGCAGGGTACACGTATTACCGTGTCACCATTTTTATAGCCATGTTTGTGGGCTACACCCTTTACTACTTCAGCAGGAAGACATTCTCTTTCGTGATGCCATCGGTAATGCAGGAGATCGAGCTGGATAAGGATGACCTGG GTCTGATCACCAGCAGCCAGACGCTGGCCTACGCCATTAGCAAGTTCATCAGTGGCGTGCTGTCGGACCAGATGAGCGCCCGTTGGCTCTTCTCTGTGGGGCTATTCACAGTGGGCGTCGTCAACGTGGCCTTCTCCTGGTCCTCCTCTGTGGCCCTCTTCGCATCGCTGTGGTTCATCAATGGCTTGGGCCAAGGTCTGGGTTGGCCACCGTGTGGGAAGGTGCTACGCAAG TGGTACGAGCCATCACAGTTTGGGACCTGGTGGGCTGTGCTCTCTTGTAGCATGAATCTCGCTGGCGGCCTGGGTCCAGTCATCGCCGCCATTATGGCACAGAGCTACAGTTGGCGCATGACCCTGTCGACATCGGGCATCGTCTGCATGGGAACCGCCTTCCTCTGCTTGCTGCTCATCAAGAATGAGCCAAGCAGCGTTGGCCTGACCAATCTCCAGCCCGCCAGCAACAAGGGCAAGAAGG ACTCCGCAGGTGGATCGAGTGATGAGAGCACCCTGGGGGAGTTCCTCACGTCTCCTTACCTTTGGGTGCTATCCATGGGCTTTCTGATGGTGTTTGGTGTGAAGACAGCCTGCACTGACTGGGGCCAGCTCTTCCTCATCCAGGAGAAGGGCCAGTCGGCTCTCATGG GAAGCTCCTACATGAGCGCCCTGGAGGTGGGGGGTTTGCTGGGCAGCATCGCAGCCGGCTACCTGACAGACAGAGCCGTCGCAAAG CAAGGTCTCCGTAGCCATGGCAACCCCCGCCATGGCCTCCTGATCTCCATGATGGCGGGGATATttgtttccatgtatctcttcCGGGTCACAATAACAGCAAGCAAA GAGCCCCCGTTCTGGCTGATGGCTCTTCATCCGCTCTCCATCCTGACTGGTCTATCAGAACAAGAG ATCTGGATTCTCATTCTGGGTGCCATCTTTGGCTTCTCCTCCTGTGGACCCATTGCCCTGTTCGGGGTGATTGCCAGTGAGAGTGCTCCATCGAACTACTGTGGGACATCGCACGCCATCGTGGCTCTCATGGCCAATG TGGGCGCTTTCCTCGCCGGGCTACCCTTCAGCACCGTTGCTAAGCACTACAGCTGGGACACGGCTTTCTGGGTTGCCGAGTTGGTGTGCATCGGAACAACAGTGGCCTTCTTCTTGCTGCGCAACATCCGCACCAAAATGGGTCGCATACACCGGAAGACTGATTAA
- the LOC108921329 gene encoding vascular cell adhesion protein 1-like, whose amino-acid sequence MPEQSKQHYLLLHVLCSVLQMPSPAGERAPTLYVTQLAHIKAAVGESVTLLCEFSYNGEAEDSKFGKFHKKGAGKNTDIPGVIRCQSSYPQRTPLLCNLTMTIPNVSPGNASLYYCEVAIPRPMITVRGSGSGTNVSVYAEALSLKTEQTGVLRPGQQGSLRCSATRLYPSDFTVRWFCRDHPVAPVNYNTSAETNVDGIVSLQSWYKFTPMITDDGMVCRCKLSHPLWTQERTASITLNISYGPQRVNLTSRSGVLVNGTLRLPAGSPLSVACTADGNPSPEIHWSLEGSDAQNPSGDLHIPVATEEHGGLYWCVARNRYGEGNASIVVLISQSTHATAGFYSLYGLLGVSVIVLLVSLVCCVHKKKQTKTRAELDRGSPLASEDPHPVDESQLIYSTITFPSGSERPNTEQRELQRSTSSTVLYSQLALKNHHRVHPGDQEEALRTVYVLTQVPLYCSFAKEDH is encoded by the exons ATGCCTGAACAGAGTAAACAACACTACCTCCTTCTCCACGTTCTCTGCAGCGTCCTGCAAATGCCATCACCTGCAG GGGAAAGAGCGCCTACACTGTATGTGACCCAGCTTGCACACATCAAAGCTGCAGTTGGAGAATCAGTCACGTTGCTCTGTGAGTTCAGCTACAACGGGGAAGCAGAAGACTCCAAGTTTGGGAAGTTTCACAAAAAAGGAGCGGGGAAAAATACTGACATTCCTGGAGTCATCCGGTGTCAGTCTTCCTACCCACAAAGAACGCCGCTGCTCTGCAATCTCACCATGACCATCCCGAACGTCAGTCCCGGGAATGCCTCTCTTTACTACTGCGAGGTGGCCATCCCAAGGCCGATGATTACCGTGAGAGGCTCAGGAAGTGGAACCAATGTTTCAGTTTACG CTGAAGCCTTGTCCTTGAAGACAGAGCAGACAGGAGTCCTGAGACCAGGACAACAGGGAAGCCTACGGTGCAGCGCCACCAGGTTATACCCTTCAGACTTCACCGTGCGCTGGTTCTGCAGAGACCATCCAGTGGCACCAGTCAACTATAATACAAGTGCTGAAACCAACGTGGACGGCATTGTGTCACTACAGAGCTGGTACAAGTTCACCCCGATGATAACGGATGACGGCATGGTCTGCAGGTGCAAGCTGTCCCACCCGTTGTGGACGCAAGAGAGGACAGCCAGCATCACGCTGAACATCAGCT ATGGTCCCCAACGTGTCAATTTGACTTCACGCTCAGGGGTTTTGGTGAATGGCACGTTGCGACTGCCTGCGGGGTCACCTCTGAGCGTGGCCTGCACCGCGGATGGCAACCCCAGTCCGGAGATTCACTGGTCGCTCGAAGGTTCAGACGCTCAGAACCCGAGTGGTGACCTCCACATACCCGTGGCTACCGAAGAACACGGCGGCCTGTATTGGTGCGTGGCGCGTAACCGGTATGGAGAGGGCAATGCCAGCATTGTTGTGCTGATTTCCCAAAGCACGCACGCAACAGCTG GATTCTACTCCCTTTATGGTCTGCTGGGCGTCTCAGTCATAGTTCTCCTGGTTTCACTTGTCTGCTGTGTCCATAAAAAGAAGCAGACGAAGACCAGAGCCGAACTGGATCGAG GATCTCCACTTGCTTCTGAAGATCCCCACCCTGTGGATGAGTCGCAGCTGATCTACAGCACCATCACCTTTCCCTCGGGATCCGAACGTCCAAACACAGag CAAAGAGAACTGCAACGTTCTACATCCAGCACGGTGCTATATAGTCAACTAGCTCTGAAGAACCATCACCGCGTCCACCCCGGCGACCAGGAGGAGGCGCTCCGCACCGTCTACGTTCTGACACAAGTTCCCCTTTATTGCTCCTTCGCTAAAGAGGATCACTGA